The following proteins are encoded in a genomic region of Populus trichocarpa isolate Nisqually-1 chromosome 13, P.trichocarpa_v4.1, whole genome shotgun sequence:
- the LOC18104178 gene encoding growth-regulating factor 4 codes for MNSGGAGGVGVEGGGGGAAGMAAGGMGTAAMTMRSPFTVSQWQELEHQALIYKYMVAGLPVPPDLVLPIQRSFESISHRFFHHPTMSYCTFYGKKVDPEPGRCRRTDGKKWRCSKDAYPDSKYCERHMHRGRNRSRKPVESQTMTQSSSTVTSLTVTGSSSGTGSFQNLPLHTYSNPQGTASGTNQSYYHMNSIPYGIPTKDYRYLQELTPEGGEHSFLSEASGSNKGLQIDSQLDNAWSLMQSRVSSFPTEKSTENSMLQSNHPQHSFFSSDFTTRESVKQDGQSLRPFFDEWPKNRDAWSGLENDSSNQTSFSTTQLSISIPMASSDFSTSCRSPRDN; via the exons atGAATAGTGGTGGTGCAGGAGGGGTTGGGGTtgaaggaggaggtggtggagcAGCGGGGATGGCAGCTGGGGGAATGGGGACAGCAGCGATGACAATGAGGTCACCATTTACAGTGTCACAGTGGCAAGAACTGGAACATCAAGCTTTGATCTATAAGTACATGGTGGCAGGTCTGCCTGTTCCACCTGATCTTGTGCTCCCTATTCAGAGGAGCTTTGAATCCATTTCTCATAGATTCTTCCACCATCCCACCA TGAGCTATTGCACTTTCTATGGCAAGAAGGTGGATCCGGAACCAGGTCGATGCAGGAGGACCGACGGCAAGAAGTGGAGGTGCTCCAAAGATGCCTACCCAGACTCCAAGTACTGTGAGCGCCACATGCACCGTGGCCGCAACCGTTCAAGAAAGCCTGTGGAATCACAAACCATGACACAGTCATCGTCCACCGTGACATCACTGACTGTTACAGGAAGCAGCAGTGGAACTGGAAGCTTCCAGAACCTTCCATTGCACACATATAGCAATCCCCAGGGCACTGCTTCTGGAACTAACCAATCATATTATCATATGAACTCCATTCCCTACGGAATCCCAACCAAAGATTACAG GTATCTTCAAGAACTTACGCCTGAAGGTGGGGAGCATAGCTTCTTGTCTGAAGCCTCAGGAAGCAACAAGGGGCTTCAGATAGACTCACAGCTGGACAATGCATGGTCTTTGATGCAATCCAGAGTCTCATCATTCCCCACAGAGAAATCAACTGAAAACTCGATGTTGCAAAGTAATCATCCCCAGCATTCATTTTTCAGTAGTGATTTCACCACCAGGGAATCTGTGAAACAGGACGGGCAGTCTCTTCGACCCTTCTTTGATGAGTGGCCTAAAAACCGAGATGCCTGGTCTGGCCTCGAGAATGATAGTTCCAACCAGACCTCATTCTCTACAACGCAGCTGTCGATATCCATTCCAATGGCCTCATCTGACTTCTCCACAAGTTGTCGTTCTCCACGAG ATAACTAA